Proteins from a genomic interval of Danio rerio strain Tuebingen ecotype United States chromosome 4, GRCz12tu, whole genome shotgun sequence:
- the zgc:173607 gene encoding uncharacterized protein isoform X1 has product MAFIKEESEDVKIEETFTVKQEDPQEQTNLIEESEGSKEEEHHVKIEDKNHLQTDGILKRRDKNRFTCTQCGKSFGGNGNLKIHMMIHTGEKPFTCTQCGKSFSQSSHLNDHMMIHTGEKPFTCTQCGKSFIRLSLLNQHMMIHTGEKPFTCTQCGKSFRQTSYLNEHMMIHTGEKPFTCPQCWKSFSRSSDLNLHMRIHTGEKPFTCTQCGKSFSCSSSLNKHMRIHTGEKPFTCTQCGKSFSQSSDLNKHMMIHTGEKSFTCTQCGKTFSRSSNLNQHMRIHTGEKPFTCTKCGKSFNCSSHLNRHMRNHTGEKLFTCTQCGKSFRQPSLLYLHMISHNREKPTASVWDEFQQLLRP; this is encoded by the coding sequence acctaattgaagagagtGAGGgaagtaaagaggaggaacatcatgttaaaattgaggacaaaaatcatttacagactgatggtattttgaaaaggagagacaagaatcgtttcacctgtactcagtgtgggaagagttttggagGAAATGgcaatcttaagattcacatgatgatccacactggagagaaaccattcacatgcactcagtgtggaaagagtttcagccaatcatcacaccttaatgaccacatgatgattcacaccggagagaaaccattcacgtgcactcagtgtgggaagagtttcatccggTTATCATtgcttaatcaacacatgatgattcacactggagagaaaccattcacatgtactcagtgtgggaagagtttcaggcaAACATCataccttaatgaacacatgatgatccacaccggagagaaaccattcacatgccctcagtgttggaagagtttcagccgctcaTCAGACCTTAATCTAcatatgaggatccacactggagagaaaccattcacatgcacccagtgtgggaagagtttcagctgctcatcatcccttaataaacacatgaggattcacactggagagaaaccattcacatgcactcagtgtgggaagagtttcagccaatcatcagaccttaataaacacatgatgatccacactggagagaaatcattcacatgcactcagtgtggaaagacttTCAGccgctcatcaaaccttaatcaacacatgaggatccacactggagagaaaccattcacatgcactaagtgtgggaagagtttcaactgctcatcacaccttaatcgacacatgaggaatcacactggagagaagctattcacatgcactcagtgtgggaagagtttcagacaacCATCACTCCTTTATCTACACATGATAAGCCACAACAGAGAGAAACCCACAGCTTCGGTGTGGGACGAGTTTCAGCaactcctcagaccttaa
- the zgc:173607 gene encoding uncharacterized protein LOC108183284 (The RefSeq protein has 6 substitutions compared to this genomic sequence) — MAFIKEESEDVKIEETFTVKQEDLQEQTDLIEESEGSKEEEHFQTDGILKRRDKNRFTCTQCGKSFGGNGNLKIHMMIHTGEKPFTCTQCGKSFSQSSHLNDHMMIHTGEKPFTCTQCGKSFIRLSLLNQHMMIHTGEKPFSCTQCGKSFRQSSYLNEHMMIHTGEKPFTCTQCWKSFSRSSDLNLHMRIHTGEKPFTCTQCGKSFSCSSSLNKHMRIHTGEKPFTCTQCGKSFSQSSDLNKHMMIHTGEKSFTCTQCGKTFSRSSNLNQHMRIHTGEKPFTCTKCGKSFNCSSHLNRHMRNHTGEKLFTCTQCGKSFRQPSLLYLHMISHNREKPTASVWDEFQQLLRP, encoded by the exons acctaattgaagagagtGAGGgaagtaaagaggaggaa catttacagactgatggtattttgaaaaggagagacaagaatcgtttcacctgtactcagtgtgggaagagttttggagGAAATGgcaatcttaagattcacatgatgatccacactggagagaaaccattcacatgcactcagtgtggaaagagtttcagccaatcatcacaccttaatgaccacatgatgattcacaccggagagaaaccattcacgtgcactcagtgtgggaagagtttcatccggTTATCATtgcttaatcaacacatgatgattcacactggagagaaaccattcacatgtactcagtgtgggaagagtttcaggcaAACATCataccttaatgaacacatgatgatccacaccggagagaaaccattcacatgccctcagtgttggaagagtttcagccgctcaTCAGACCTTAATCTAcatatgaggatccacactggagagaaaccattcacatgcacccagtgtgggaagagtttcagctgctcatcatcccttaataaacacatgaggattcacactggagagaaaccattcacatgcactcagtgtgggaagagtttcagccaatcatcagaccttaataaacacatgatgatccacactggagagaaatcattcacatgcactcagtgtggaaagacttTCAGccgctcatcaaaccttaatcaacacatgaggatccacactggagagaaaccattcacatgcactaagtgtgggaagagtttcaactgctcatcacaccttaatcgacacatgaggaatcacactggagagaagctattcacatgcactcagtgtgggaagagtttcagacaacCATCACTCCTTTATCTACACATGATAAGCCACAACAGAGAGAAACCCACAGCTTCGGTGTGGGACGAGTTTCAGCaactcctcagaccttaa